The Ralstonia wenshanensis genome includes a region encoding these proteins:
- the glpK gene encoding glycerol kinase GlpK, translating to MGEPRFILALDQGTTSSRAILFDRDGIPFATAQREFAQHFPQPGWVEHDPNALWQTQLDVAHEAMRKAHATAADIAAIGIANQRETTVLWERATGTPLGPAIVWQDRRTAAHCERLTASGAGDRITQKTGLLIDPYFSATKLAWLLDSIPGARARAARGELAFGTVDSWLVWNLSGGRRHVTDLSNAARTSLLNIHTLDWDDELLGLFDIPRALLPELMPSSSAFAETDAALFGAPLPIGGIGGDQQAATFGQACLKPGMAKNTYGTGLFLLMNTGEQPVLSRHRMLSTVGWQFDGRTHYALEGSVFMGGAIIQWLRDGLGIIERACDVQALASQCNTSDGVWLIPAFSGLGAPHWDPYARGTLMGMTRGTGRPHIARAALDAIALQTVDVLSAMEADAGISVSELRVDGGASQCDLLMQIQADLLGRPVVRPEVAETTALGAAYLAGLQTGFWSGLDEITRQWRTQRRFEPSMSQDERTARIQEWRRAIDHVRAWGARPFSSVS from the coding sequence ATGGGCGAACCTCGCTTCATTCTCGCGCTCGATCAGGGCACCACCAGCTCACGTGCCATCCTCTTCGATCGCGACGGCATCCCTTTCGCCACGGCGCAACGTGAGTTCGCCCAGCATTTCCCGCAGCCCGGATGGGTTGAGCACGACCCGAACGCGTTATGGCAAACGCAGCTCGACGTCGCCCATGAGGCGATGCGAAAGGCTCATGCCACGGCTGCCGACATTGCGGCAATCGGCATTGCCAACCAGCGCGAAACAACGGTGCTGTGGGAGCGCGCAACCGGTACGCCGCTTGGCCCGGCCATCGTCTGGCAAGACCGCCGCACGGCGGCACACTGCGAGCGCCTCACTGCCAGCGGCGCCGGTGATCGGATCACGCAAAAAACCGGATTGCTTATCGATCCGTATTTCTCCGCCACGAAGCTTGCCTGGTTGCTGGACAGCATCCCGGGCGCCCGCGCGCGTGCGGCGCGCGGTGAGCTGGCCTTCGGTACCGTCGATAGCTGGCTCGTCTGGAACCTGAGCGGAGGGCGCCGGCATGTAACGGATCTGTCCAACGCAGCGCGCACGTCGTTGCTGAATATCCACACCCTGGATTGGGATGACGAGTTGCTCGGCCTGTTCGATATTCCGCGTGCGCTGCTCCCCGAACTCATGCCATCAAGCAGCGCATTTGCCGAAACCGATGCCGCGCTGTTTGGCGCGCCTCTGCCCATCGGCGGTATAGGCGGTGACCAGCAAGCGGCGACGTTCGGCCAGGCATGCCTGAAGCCGGGCATGGCAAAAAACACCTACGGTACAGGACTGTTCCTGCTGATGAATACCGGCGAACAGCCAGTACTGTCACGGCACCGAATGCTCAGTACCGTCGGCTGGCAATTCGATGGACGGACCCACTATGCCCTTGAAGGCTCGGTCTTCATGGGCGGTGCCATCATTCAATGGCTGCGCGATGGGCTGGGCATCATCGAACGTGCGTGTGATGTTCAAGCGCTGGCCTCGCAGTGCAACACCAGCGACGGCGTCTGGTTGATCCCTGCCTTTTCCGGCTTGGGTGCGCCGCATTGGGATCCCTATGCCCGCGGCACGCTAATGGGCATGACACGCGGCACTGGGCGCCCGCACATCGCGCGTGCCGCACTCGACGCGATCGCATTGCAGACCGTTGATGTGCTCAGCGCGATGGAGGCCGATGCCGGCATCTCGGTGAGCGAGCTGCGTGTCGACGGTGGTGCATCTCAGTGCGACCTGCTGATGCAGATCCAGGCCGACCTGCTGGGGCGCCCCGTCGTTCGACCCGAGGTGGCCGAGACAACAGCCCTCGGAGCTGCCTACCTGGCAGGCCTTCAAACAGGCTTCTGGAGCGGTCTTGACGAGATCACCCGGCAATGGCGTACGCAACGGCGCTTCGAGCCGTCGATGTCGCAGGACGAGCGTACGGCCCGAATCCAGGAATGGCGCCGTGCCATCGACCACGTGCGCGCATGGGGCGCCCGCCCCTTTTCCTCAGTTTCCTAG
- a CDS encoding NAD-dependent succinate-semialdehyde dehydrogenase, giving the protein MMMLDDPTLLRQQALIGDTWCNADDGAMLEVTDPATGERLGTVPSMGGAETRRAVAAAQAAFAQWSKTTAKHRGQILRKWHDLILAHQEDLARIMTAEQGKPLSESRGEIAFAASFIDWFAEQARRVDGDVLASPATDRRLIVLKQPVGVCAAITPWNFPAAMITRKAAPALAAGCTMVLKPAAQTPFSALALAELAQRAGLPAGCLSVVPGPAEPIAHELSSNPLVRKLTFTGSTAIGAKLMAAGAQNIQKLSLELGGNAPFIVFDDADLDAAVEGALISKYRNAGQTCVCANRLYVQDSVHDAFVEKLSARVSELKIGRGTEPGVQVGPLIDQRAMAKAEALYEDAIQHGAHPHHPGGRTALPGLTDQFFKPAILTGVTPDMRVAREEIFGPIAPIIRFTDEDDVIRLANDTEYGLASYFYSQNLARVWRVAETLEFGMVGVNTGLISTAEAPFGGVKQSGLGREGSQYGIDEYLEMKYVCLGLA; this is encoded by the coding sequence ATGATGATGCTGGACGACCCGACACTGCTGCGCCAACAAGCGCTGATTGGCGACACTTGGTGCAACGCAGATGACGGAGCCATGCTCGAAGTGACAGATCCGGCGACGGGCGAGCGCCTTGGTACCGTGCCGTCCATGGGTGGTGCTGAAACACGCCGTGCCGTTGCCGCAGCTCAGGCAGCATTCGCCCAGTGGAGCAAGACGACCGCAAAGCATCGCGGCCAGATCCTGCGCAAATGGCACGATCTGATCCTCGCGCACCAGGAAGATCTGGCGCGCATCATGACTGCTGAGCAAGGCAAACCGCTGAGCGAATCGCGTGGCGAAATCGCTTTTGCTGCCAGCTTCATCGACTGGTTTGCAGAGCAGGCGCGACGTGTCGATGGCGACGTCCTGGCGTCTCCTGCAACGGACCGCCGCCTGATCGTGCTCAAACAGCCTGTGGGCGTGTGTGCCGCCATCACGCCGTGGAATTTTCCTGCAGCAATGATCACGCGCAAGGCCGCGCCTGCATTGGCAGCGGGCTGCACGATGGTCCTCAAGCCTGCCGCGCAGACGCCCTTCTCTGCCCTCGCCTTGGCGGAACTTGCACAAAGAGCCGGCCTGCCCGCGGGCTGCCTGAGCGTTGTCCCTGGCCCTGCAGAGCCGATCGCACATGAGTTGTCGAGCAATCCGCTCGTGCGCAAGCTGACGTTCACCGGTTCCACCGCAATTGGAGCCAAGCTCATGGCCGCGGGGGCACAGAACATTCAGAAGCTGTCGTTGGAGTTGGGTGGCAATGCCCCCTTCATCGTGTTCGACGACGCCGATCTGGATGCAGCGGTGGAAGGCGCACTGATCTCCAAATACCGCAATGCGGGACAAACCTGTGTTTGTGCCAATCGGCTGTACGTGCAGGACAGCGTGCACGACGCCTTCGTCGAGAAATTGTCAGCGCGCGTGAGCGAACTGAAGATCGGACGCGGGACTGAGCCTGGTGTGCAGGTCGGGCCACTGATCGACCAACGCGCAATGGCCAAGGCCGAGGCACTCTACGAAGACGCCATCCAGCACGGCGCTCACCCGCATCATCCTGGGGGGCGCACTGCGCTGCCGGGACTCACAGACCAGTTCTTCAAGCCGGCAATCCTGACCGGCGTTACGCCAGACATGCGCGTGGCGCGCGAGGAAATCTTCGGGCCGATCGCCCCGATCATCCGCTTTACCGATGAGGACGACGTGATTCGGCTTGCCAACGATACCGAATATGGGCTGGCGAGTTATTTCTACAGCCAGAACCTTGCGCGCGTCTGGCGCGTGGCAGAGACGCTGGAGTTTGGGATGGTGGGGGTCAACACGGGCCTCATCTCGACGGCCGAGGCTCCGTTCGGCGGTGTCAAGCAATCGGGCCTCGGCCGCGAAGGTTCGCAATATGGCATCGACGAGTACCTGGAAATGAAATACGTGTGCCTGGGATTGGCCTGA
- a CDS encoding TSUP family transporter has product MTFEQHGLFLIAVALATYTQNLTGFAFGLVLLGLVALLHVAPLPVGANVVTVMVLVNAAMIVRRRPELPGALLGATLSSSLVGVAIGVMLLNWLSENAVNLMRLALGVAILLCSLLLIMQARPRQTLSSAWAFAGFGWLSGVMGGVFASAGPPMVFHVYRQPLKAHVIRETLVLLFAVNAVLRLAMVVWQGRFDHLSLLLSLEALPVMMGLTWLNRVRPPKWSHATVRRVVFGLLVLAGSSLVLPALR; this is encoded by the coding sequence ATGACGTTCGAGCAGCACGGGCTGTTTCTGATCGCCGTCGCACTGGCGACCTACACGCAGAACCTGACAGGGTTCGCATTCGGCCTGGTGCTGCTCGGGCTCGTTGCGCTGCTGCATGTGGCCCCGCTGCCGGTGGGCGCCAACGTCGTTACGGTCATGGTCCTGGTCAACGCTGCAATGATTGTCCGCCGACGCCCTGAATTGCCAGGCGCGCTGCTGGGCGCAACGCTCTCCAGCAGCCTGGTGGGTGTGGCAATAGGCGTCATGCTGCTGAACTGGCTCAGCGAGAACGCCGTGAACCTGATGCGCCTTGCGTTGGGGGTCGCCATTCTGCTGTGCAGCTTGTTGCTGATCATGCAGGCACGGCCCCGGCAGACTTTGTCTTCTGCGTGGGCCTTCGCGGGCTTCGGCTGGCTGTCGGGTGTGATGGGCGGCGTTTTCGCAAGCGCTGGGCCGCCAATGGTGTTTCACGTGTACCGCCAACCGCTCAAGGCACACGTGATTCGTGAAACTCTGGTGCTGCTCTTCGCGGTCAACGCAGTTTTGCGACTTGCGATGGTGGTGTGGCAAGGACGCTTTGATCATCTTTCTCTGCTGCTCAGCCTAGAAGCACTGCCGGTGATGATGGGGTTGACCTGGCTGAACCGTGTGCGACCACCGAAGTGGTCGCATGCGACGGTGCGCAGAGTTGTGTTTGGACTGCTAGTGCTGGCAGGCAGCAGCCTCGTCCTGCCGGCGCTCCGGTAG
- a CDS encoding LysR family transcriptional regulator yields MDKLAGMETFVRVVEGGSFSAAAQAMGVSATMVAKQVRAIEDRLGSRLLHRTTRRHQLTEVGQLYLERCRTALAAVALAEASASELQQAPRGSLRVVAPVGFGSRTLAPALAEWLAFNPEVSVDLTLDDRPEECVAKGHELGIVIGDVRDTTLVARTLRPYRRILAAAPRYLAVHCAPTHPSELVQHSCLGLQYWKHHDRWHLVGPKGEVYVVPVAGRFTANEGGALRRAAAAGAGIVLQPEDALINDLASGRLVQVLPAWSYRPTPVHLVYAPDRRPTAKLRSAIDFVVARFGVDSP; encoded by the coding sequence TTGGACAAACTGGCAGGCATGGAAACCTTCGTCCGGGTCGTCGAGGGGGGCAGTTTCTCGGCGGCCGCCCAAGCGATGGGCGTCTCTGCGACGATGGTGGCCAAGCAGGTTCGTGCGATCGAAGATCGGCTCGGCTCCCGGCTGCTGCACCGAACGACGCGCCGTCATCAGCTCACCGAGGTGGGGCAGCTATACCTTGAACGCTGTCGCACAGCACTGGCCGCGGTAGCACTTGCCGAGGCCAGCGCCTCCGAGCTGCAACAGGCGCCACGTGGCTCGTTACGCGTTGTCGCGCCGGTCGGTTTTGGTAGCCGCACGCTCGCTCCAGCACTGGCGGAATGGCTTGCTTTTAATCCTGAGGTGTCCGTTGACCTCACGCTGGACGATCGGCCAGAGGAGTGCGTTGCCAAGGGCCACGAGCTAGGCATCGTAATCGGTGATGTACGTGACACGACGCTTGTGGCACGAACACTCCGCCCCTACCGCCGCATCCTCGCAGCGGCACCGCGTTATCTCGCTGTTCACTGCGCGCCAACGCATCCAAGCGAGCTCGTCCAACATTCGTGCTTGGGCCTCCAATATTGGAAGCATCACGACCGCTGGCACCTGGTCGGACCGAAAGGTGAAGTCTATGTAGTACCGGTCGCTGGTCGATTTACCGCTAACGAAGGGGGCGCGCTAAGACGGGCCGCAGCTGCGGGTGCCGGTATCGTGTTGCAGCCGGAGGACGCCCTGATCAATGACCTCGCAAGCGGACGTCTCGTACAGGTACTACCAGCATGGTCATATAGGCCCACCCCGGTACACCTCGTCTATGCGCCAGACCGTCGACCAACGGCCAAACTACGCAGCGCAATTGATTTCGTTGTTGCGCGCTTCGGCGTCGATTCCCCGTGA
- a CDS encoding 4-oxalocrotonate tautomerase: MPILRLEMHPGRTPEQKRDFVREVTRVTVEVLKCPPESVDVVMYEVPREQWAKAGKLVSEMQAMAGGPAEAAH, translated from the coding sequence ATGCCAATTTTGCGATTAGAGATGCATCCCGGCCGAACGCCGGAACAGAAGCGTGACTTCGTCCGAGAAGTCACCCGAGTAACCGTTGAGGTACTGAAGTGCCCACCTGAGAGCGTGGATGTTGTGATGTACGAGGTCCCGCGCGAGCAGTGGGCCAAGGCGGGCAAGCTAGTCTCGGAAATGCAGGCGATGGCGGGCGGCCCCGCTGAGGCTGCTCATTGA
- a CDS encoding SMP-30/gluconolactonase/LRE family protein, with protein MQDNLIKFGEFSCVLKVKASLGECPRWDSLAGVLWWVDILGAELHRFDPRTSEDLVIPMPEHIGCFSQSDDGGFIAALRSGIWLLDAQGSPTRMLCSNPENTRTSRFNDGRCDAAGRFWAGTIDEPKAGGKAGLYRYDGNGLQSIDGGFLTSNGLAFSPDNRWLYHADTPRFTVYRRPFDVTTGAVGPREPWLMLHPTELDRGRPDGAAVDVEGYYWSALYEGGRIIRVAPDGTIVETYPLPAQCPTMCAFGGTDLRTLYVTTARHGRPGDELRALPESGGLFAMRVSVPGLPEPLYSSRRIAAGAIEPSQGDKA; from the coding sequence ATGCAGGACAATCTGATCAAGTTCGGCGAGTTTAGCTGCGTCTTGAAGGTCAAGGCCTCCCTGGGCGAATGTCCCCGTTGGGATTCTTTGGCGGGCGTACTGTGGTGGGTCGACATCCTGGGCGCGGAGCTGCACCGGTTTGATCCGCGCACGAGTGAAGACCTCGTCATTCCGATGCCCGAACACATCGGTTGTTTCTCTCAATCCGATGATGGCGGATTCATTGCTGCCCTGCGCAGCGGAATCTGGCTGCTCGATGCGCAGGGCTCTCCAACTCGCATGCTATGCAGCAACCCGGAAAACACACGCACGAGCCGATTCAACGATGGCCGCTGCGATGCCGCTGGCCGTTTTTGGGCGGGCACAATCGATGAGCCCAAAGCCGGCGGGAAAGCAGGCCTGTACCGGTATGACGGGAATGGCCTGCAGAGTATCGATGGGGGGTTCCTGACCTCCAACGGCCTCGCGTTCAGCCCTGACAACCGTTGGCTCTATCACGCCGATACGCCGCGTTTCACGGTCTACCGACGCCCGTTTGACGTGACAACCGGCGCGGTCGGCCCGCGCGAGCCTTGGCTCATGCTGCATCCGACCGAGCTGGACCGCGGCCGCCCCGATGGCGCTGCGGTCGATGTGGAAGGCTATTACTGGAGTGCCCTCTACGAAGGCGGACGGATCATCCGCGTGGCGCCCGACGGCACCATCGTGGAAACCTATCCGCTGCCCGCACAATGCCCAACGATGTGCGCGTTTGGCGGCACCGACTTGCGCACGTTGTACGTGACGACCGCAAGGCATGGCCGGCCCGGTGATGAGCTACGTGCCCTGCCGGAATCCGGCGGCCTCTTTGCGATGCGCGTATCGGTCCCAGGGTTGCCAGAACCTCTCTACTCATCGCGCCGCATTGCCGCAGGCGCCATCGAACCATCCCAAGGAGACAAGGCATGA
- a CDS encoding alpha-glucosidase: MKLVFDQHSWHLEHAGRILISHQPDRPCCYVGHGTPSVAMYRGNFDIQDYVDVRVPLSHAVVVAEDAGFRIALHRCAGAEPEVVLTVQVNEADAIIRFEHAADSINRLWWRVAATPEEHVWGCGEQMSYFDLRGRHFPLWTSEPGVGRDKSTHITWQADVTAKAGGDYYHTNYPQPTFLSSGRYALHAETTAYADFDFRHADFHELQFWAVPERIELYGAPTFVELVSKLSTRFGRQPALPDWVFGGAILGLKNGLDHAERIIKQSQSHGVRISGLWCEDWVGLRQTSFGKRLFWDWQWNETRYPDARNWVKSLNERGIRFMGYVNPYLCNDGTLYQEARTAGYLATCADGGEYLVDFGEFWCGVVDFTNADAAQWFAQRVIGQEMLEAGLDGWMADFGEYLPTDARLANGVDAMIMHNAWPTLWAEVNARAVAQAGRTGDVVFFMRAGYTGVQAHCPLLWAGDQSVDFTRHDGLQTVICGALSSGLLGNAYHHSDIGGYTSLFGNRRTPELFQRWAEMAAFTPVMRTHEGNRPDENFQFWQDETVLEHFAHMTRLYVALVPYVRELMRDAQTRGLPLQRPLFLHFEQDEHAYAIQDQYLYGEDLLVAPVHEAGRTDWQPYLPAGAQWIHLWSGETYEGGCRVTVPAPLGEPPVFVRADSAQRDALLALATC, from the coding sequence ATGAAACTCGTCTTTGACCAGCACAGCTGGCACCTCGAGCACGCCGGCCGCATCCTGATCAGTCACCAGCCCGATCGCCCATGCTGCTATGTCGGGCACGGCACCCCTTCGGTTGCTATGTACCGTGGCAACTTTGACATACAGGACTATGTCGATGTACGCGTGCCGCTTTCGCACGCTGTCGTGGTTGCTGAAGACGCGGGTTTTCGCATTGCATTGCACCGCTGCGCGGGCGCCGAGCCGGAAGTCGTGCTGACCGTCCAGGTCAATGAAGCGGATGCAATCATTCGCTTCGAGCATGCGGCCGACTCGATCAATCGGCTGTGGTGGCGCGTGGCTGCGACGCCGGAAGAACATGTCTGGGGATGCGGTGAGCAGATGTCGTACTTCGACCTGCGCGGGCGGCACTTTCCGCTATGGACTTCGGAACCCGGCGTCGGCCGCGACAAGAGCACCCACATTACCTGGCAGGCAGACGTCACTGCCAAGGCTGGCGGCGACTACTACCACACGAACTATCCACAACCGACCTTCCTTTCGTCCGGACGGTATGCATTGCATGCGGAAACCACGGCATATGCGGATTTCGATTTCCGGCACGCAGATTTCCACGAGCTTCAGTTCTGGGCCGTGCCCGAACGCATCGAACTCTATGGTGCCCCAACATTTGTGGAGTTGGTGTCGAAACTCTCGACCCGCTTTGGGCGGCAGCCGGCCCTGCCGGATTGGGTTTTCGGCGGCGCCATCCTCGGGCTGAAGAACGGCCTCGATCATGCCGAGCGCATCATCAAACAGAGCCAGTCTCACGGCGTGCGCATCAGCGGCCTATGGTGCGAAGACTGGGTAGGGTTGCGCCAGACCTCCTTTGGCAAGCGGCTGTTCTGGGACTGGCAATGGAACGAAACGCGATATCCAGACGCACGCAATTGGGTGAAATCGCTCAATGAGCGCGGGATCCGCTTTATGGGATACGTCAATCCCTATCTGTGCAATGACGGGACGTTGTATCAGGAGGCGCGCACCGCCGGTTACCTGGCCACCTGTGCAGACGGCGGCGAATACCTTGTCGATTTCGGCGAGTTCTGGTGCGGCGTGGTTGACTTCACCAACGCGGACGCGGCGCAGTGGTTCGCCCAACGGGTGATTGGCCAGGAGATGCTCGAGGCCGGGCTGGATGGCTGGATGGCCGACTTCGGCGAGTACTTGCCCACCGATGCCCGCCTGGCCAATGGCGTGGACGCCATGATCATGCACAACGCATGGCCGACCCTGTGGGCCGAGGTCAACGCACGCGCCGTCGCACAAGCTGGCCGCACCGGCGACGTCGTGTTCTTCATGCGGGCGGGCTACACAGGTGTCCAAGCGCACTGCCCGCTCCTGTGGGCCGGCGACCAGTCGGTCGATTTTACGCGGCACGATGGCTTGCAAACGGTGATCTGTGGCGCCTTGTCTTCCGGGCTGCTGGGTAACGCCTATCACCACAGCGACATCGGCGGCTATACGAGCCTGTTCGGTAATCGCCGCACCCCCGAGCTGTTTCAACGTTGGGCGGAAATGGCTGCGTTCACCCCCGTCATGCGTACGCACGAAGGCAACCGTCCGGACGAGAATTTCCAGTTCTGGCAAGACGAGACGGTGCTCGAACACTTTGCCCACATGACGCGCCTCTACGTGGCACTGGTGCCCTACGTGCGCGAGCTGATGCGTGATGCACAGACGCGCGGGCTGCCATTGCAGCGGCCGTTGTTCCTGCACTTTGAGCAGGATGAGCATGCCTATGCCATTCAGGATCAGTACCTGTATGGAGAAGACCTGCTCGTCGCGCCGGTCCACGAGGCAGGACGCACCGACTGGCAGCCGTATTTGCCTGCAGGTGCACAGTGGATCCATTTGTGGAGCGGTGAGACCTATGAAGGCGGCTGTCGCGTCACCGTGCCGGCACCGCTGGGTGAGCCGCCGGTATTTGTCCGGGCCGACAGCGCGCAGCGCGATGCGCTGCTTGCCCTGGCGACGTGCTGA
- a CDS encoding glycerol-3-phosphate dehydrogenase/oxidase, with amino-acid sequence MSNIHPAPRAQLLREIDQTPAWDVVVIGGGATGLGTAVDAAARGYRTLLVEARDFAKGTSSKATKLVHGGVRYLAQGNISLVREALRERGLLARNAPHVVGKLGFVVPAYRRRDKPFYGAGLKLYDWLAGSLNLSPSRGLGIAETQALLPTLTNTLQDRPLRGAMLYYDGQFDDARLAISLMRTVFDLDGIALNNAAVRAIHADTATRQHTLCIEDVETGSRFNVRSRCVINATGVWVDAIRAMVEPAAQPIVAPSQGVHLTLPARFLQSDHAILVPRTDDGRVLFVVPWHGHTIIGTTDTPRADMPVDPNASEQDIDFILRTAARYLSTPPTRSDVLSVWAGLRPLVKRDTKTTTSSLSREHTLESHPDGMITVTGGKWTTYRRMAEEVIDLAISTGLLPAAPCRTETLALHGAKPTDGAANEISRAGSAARCYGSDAASIAHLPGADRLLVQASGLTEAHVRYAAQAELARSVEDVLARRNRALFLDARAACDAAPEVARILAEELNHDTHWQEREVTAFNTFASGWQLR; translated from the coding sequence ATGTCCAACATCCATCCTGCGCCGCGCGCGCAGCTCTTGCGCGAAATCGATCAGACACCGGCCTGGGATGTCGTCGTCATCGGTGGCGGTGCCACCGGCCTCGGCACGGCCGTCGATGCGGCGGCACGCGGTTATCGCACCTTGCTGGTCGAGGCCCGCGACTTTGCAAAGGGTACATCCAGCAAAGCGACCAAGCTCGTCCATGGCGGTGTCCGCTATCTTGCCCAGGGCAATATCTCGCTGGTTCGAGAGGCCCTTCGCGAGCGTGGCCTCCTGGCGCGCAATGCACCGCATGTCGTAGGCAAGCTCGGCTTTGTCGTTCCTGCATATCGGCGCCGGGATAAGCCGTTCTATGGTGCGGGACTCAAGCTTTACGACTGGCTTGCCGGCTCGCTGAACCTGTCACCTTCTCGCGGGTTGGGCATCGCAGAGACGCAAGCTCTGCTGCCCACACTGACCAATACCTTGCAGGATCGGCCCCTGCGCGGCGCAATGCTGTACTACGACGGCCAGTTTGACGATGCGCGACTCGCCATCAGCCTGATGCGCACGGTGTTCGATCTGGACGGCATCGCATTGAACAATGCAGCAGTCAGGGCCATCCATGCCGACACGGCCACGCGCCAGCACACGCTGTGCATTGAGGACGTCGAAACCGGCAGCCGGTTCAACGTTCGCAGCCGCTGCGTGATCAATGCGACAGGGGTATGGGTGGATGCCATTCGCGCAATGGTCGAGCCGGCAGCCCAACCGATCGTTGCCCCCAGCCAAGGGGTTCACCTCACGCTGCCTGCGCGCTTTCTGCAGAGCGACCATGCGATTCTGGTGCCCCGTACAGACGATGGTCGCGTCCTGTTCGTTGTTCCGTGGCATGGGCACACGATCATCGGCACAACGGATACGCCCCGCGCCGACATGCCGGTGGATCCAAACGCAAGCGAGCAGGATATCGATTTCATCTTGCGGACGGCCGCCCGCTACCTGTCGACCCCGCCTACGCGCAGCGACGTGCTGAGCGTCTGGGCCGGGCTCAGGCCGCTTGTAAAGCGCGATACGAAGACCACAACGTCCTCACTCTCGCGCGAACATACGCTGGAATCGCATCCGGATGGAATGATCACCGTGACGGGCGGCAAGTGGACCACCTACCGCCGCATGGCGGAGGAAGTCATCGATCTGGCGATCAGCACCGGCCTGTTGCCAGCCGCACCGTGCCGCACCGAAACACTTGCCCTGCATGGTGCCAAGCCGACGGACGGTGCAGCAAATGAAATCTCCAGGGCTGGCAGCGCCGCACGCTGCTACGGCAGTGACGCCGCGTCGATCGCGCATTTGCCCGGAGCCGATCGCTTGCTGGTTCAGGCGAGTGGGTTGACCGAGGCCCATGTGCGTTATGCCGCCCAGGCAGAGCTGGCGCGCAGCGTGGAGGATGTGCTCGCACGGCGCAATCGCGCATTGTTTCTGGACGCACGTGCGGCATGTGACGCGGCGCCTGAGGTGGCCCGCATTCTGGCCGAGGAACTCAACCATGACACCCACTGGCAAGAGCGCGAGGTCACTGCATTCAACACGTTCGCCAGCGGCTGGCAACTGCGTTGA
- a CDS encoding LacI family DNA-binding transcriptional regulator, protein MNQPVRKRRSSGRIKLRDVAELAGVSPMTVSRYFSQRDLVAPEAQKRIAAAVEQTGYVPNMVAGGLASARGKTVGMVIPNIAGGVFAETVQGVADTLRPLGYQLLLASSNYSSSEEEDAVRAFIGWSPAALIMTGHRHSAATSDLLANAGIPVVQTWDYKPESEYVQVGFSHTSVGRDSALYLHSRGYRRIVFVHTGQPEDFRAMERARGYEIAMEELGLAPSTFHSPIAAPLEAGKDAFETLLRGRWPAEAIIFANDNLAAGALLHGLRAKIAIPQTCAVMSFGDLSIADKLIPSLTTVRPPRYEIGRIAAVRVIESLRMEDGELAQGAVQRDNLLPYEIIEREST, encoded by the coding sequence ATGAACCAACCTGTGCGCAAACGTCGTAGTTCCGGTCGCATCAAGCTGCGTGACGTGGCCGAGCTTGCCGGCGTTTCCCCCATGACCGTCTCACGGTATTTCAGCCAGCGTGATCTGGTGGCACCGGAGGCACAGAAGCGCATCGCGGCAGCGGTAGAACAGACTGGCTATGTTCCGAACATGGTTGCAGGTGGTCTGGCCTCCGCGCGGGGTAAGACGGTGGGCATGGTGATCCCGAATATTGCCGGTGGGGTGTTTGCGGAAACGGTGCAGGGTGTGGCCGACACGCTGCGTCCGCTCGGGTACCAATTGCTGCTGGCATCGAGCAACTATTCGAGCAGCGAGGAGGAAGATGCGGTCCGCGCATTCATCGGATGGTCCCCTGCGGCACTGATCATGACCGGGCATCGACACTCCGCTGCTACCAGCGACTTGCTTGCCAATGCCGGTATTCCGGTGGTGCAGACGTGGGATTACAAGCCTGAATCCGAATACGTTCAGGTCGGGTTCTCGCATACCAGCGTGGGACGCGATTCGGCGCTGTACCTCCATAGCCGCGGTTATCGGCGCATCGTGTTCGTGCATACAGGGCAGCCGGAGGACTTTCGCGCAATGGAACGCGCGCGCGGCTATGAGATCGCAATGGAGGAGCTTGGGCTCGCGCCGTCGACATTCCACTCACCCATAGCGGCGCCGCTTGAGGCCGGTAAGGACGCCTTCGAGACACTGTTGCGTGGCCGGTGGCCTGCCGAGGCAATCATTTTCGCCAATGACAATCTCGCGGCCGGTGCGCTGCTGCATGGCTTGCGGGCCAAGATTGCAATTCCGCAGACCTGCGCGGTGATGAGTTTTGGCGATCTGTCGATCGCCGACAAGCTGATTCCCAGCCTGACGACAGTGCGCCCGCCCCGCTACGAGATCGGTCGGATCGCCGCTGTCCGTGTGATCGAATCGCTGCGCATGGAGGACGGCGAGTTGGCGCAGGGCGCGGTGCAACGCGACAATCTGCTGCCATACGAGATCATCGAACGCGAGAGTACGTAG